In the genome of Shewanella denitrificans OS217, the window TGCACCACTTTGCCCTCTTTAAAGCTTATCTCCCCCATCATGGCAAGGCTTAAGCCAAAAATCATCGCCCCTTCTGTCTGAGACTTAACCCTATCTGGGTTCACCACCAAACCTGCATCTATCATGGCGATGCACTTAAGCACCTTAAGCTGCTTATCGTTAACTTCGACTAAGGTCGCCACCGCCACGTAACTGACGAAACTTCTGTGAATAGCAAAGCCCCACCCTTGGTTCGCCTTAAGCGCAGGTTCAAGCTTAAGCTTGGCCTGCATATCATCGAGCAATCTGTGATAACGGCCAACATCTATGGGGTGATCCGCTTGTTCCTCACCGTAATTACTGTATTCAAACCCTTGATCCTTAAAGGTCTCTATCCGCGCAGATCCGAGCAACTGACGCCACATCTCGATGCAAGGCAGCTTGGCTTTTAGGGCCAGCTCATCGACGAAACTGCCAATACCAAAGGCGTGCTGAATATTACACACAGAGCGCATCCAACCAATGCGGGTATGGGCCTTGGCCTTAACCGACTCTAAACGTAGGCTTTCCACCGCCAAGGGCACGTCGGTAAAGCCTAAATCCAGCTCGCCCGCTGAAGGCTCATCCACCCCTTCGGCAAAGGTTGAGCTAATAGAGGGGAAACCACTGCGGGCAAGAAAGGCCACCAGCTTATTGTCCTTGTCGAATTTGGCCTGATATAACTGGGCACTGATGGCGTGATAATAGCCGTTCTGAATTTCATCTTCTCGGCTCCAACACACCTTCACTGGACGCTTAAGTTTTTGGGATAACACTGCCGCCTCGACGCTAAAGTCGGGTTTAGATTTACGCCCAAACCCGCCGCCCAATAAGGTCACATTGACCTTGACTTGCTGTTCTTCAAAGCCAAGGGCTGCAGCCACATTTTGCTGAGTACTTTGTGGTGTCTGAGTCGATGACCAGAGCTCGCAGGCTTTGCTGCTGACCTTGGCCGTAGCCACTGGCGGCTCCATCATGGCATGGGTCAGATAGGGTAAGGTATACACGGCTTTATGAGTCTGTGTCTCTGGCCAGTCCGTGGTTTCGGGGCCAATATGGCGCAGGGTTTTACCCGGCTGCCCCACGCGCGTCACCAACTCTGCAAGATAGGCATCTGAATCATGACCGTCGTTTGGGGCTTGTGTCCAAGTGATTTTTAGGGCTTTGCGCCCTTCGATGGCGCTCCAAGTATTGGTCGCAATCACTGCCACCCCGCCTAAGGGATGAAACAAGGGGGCACCTTTTGGCACCGCTAAGCGGACTATGTCCACCACTCCAGCAATTTTACGTGCCTCACTGTCATCTAAACTTGCCACATCACTGCCAAGCACGGGCGGGCGGCTGATACTGGCATGCATCAAACCATGCATACGAATATCATAGCCATACACGGCTTTACCTTCGATCATAGCGTCCATGTCGACTATGGTGTGCGACTTACCTATATGAGTAAATTCACTGGCAGGCTTGAGTCGCACGCTATCGGCATCTGGCATGGCCAAGGTAGATGCGGCTATGGCAAGTTCACCATAACTTAAGCTCTTGCCGCCAAGGCTTTCAATGTCTGCCCCTGTAGCCGCATCTACTAATAAATAGACTCTATGGCCCTTAGCTTTAACCTGTTCTATAGCCACCTGCCACTGATTGGCGGCGGCT includes:
- a CDS encoding xanthine dehydrogenase family protein molybdopterin-binding subunit — its product is MTQFTAVENVSRRDVLKLFGAVGGGLALGVSGLSWSPMALAQDKQAALNLFIAIGEDNKVYLTCHRSEMGQGIRTGIPQVLADELEADWDKIIVVQGLADKRYGSQNTDGSRSIRKHFHRMRQMGAMARTMLEQAAANQWQVAIEQVKAKGHRVYLLVDAATGADIESLGGKSLSYGELAIAASTLAMPDADSVRLKPASEFTHIGKSHTIVDMDAMIEGKAVYGYDIRMHGLMHASISRPPVLGSDVASLDDSEARKIAGVVDIVRLAVPKGAPLFHPLGGVAVIATNTWSAIEGRKALKITWTQAPNDGHDSDAYLAELVTRVGQPGKTLRHIGPETTDWPETQTHKAVYTLPYLTHAMMEPPVATAKVSSKACELWSSTQTPQSTQQNVAAALGFEEQQVKVNVTLLGGGFGRKSKPDFSVEAAVLSQKLKRPVKVCWSREDEIQNGYYHAISAQLYQAKFDKDNKLVAFLARSGFPSISSTFAEGVDEPSAGELDLGFTDVPLAVESLRLESVKAKAHTRIGWMRSVCNIQHAFGIGSFVDELALKAKLPCIEMWRQLLGSARIETFKDQGFEYSNYGEEQADHPIDVGRYHRLLDDMQAKLKLEPALKANQGWGFAIHRSFVSYVAVATLVEVNDKQLKVLKCIAMIDAGLVVNPDRVKSQTEGAMIFGLSLAMMGEISFKEGKVVQSNFHDYPVLRLSQSPEISVTLIESDAKPAGVGEPGVPPVAPSLTNAIYAACGIRVRDLPVSKEFTV